A single region of the Aeromonas hydrophila subsp. hydrophila ATCC 7966 genome encodes:
- the murC gene encoding UDP-N-acetylmuramate--L-alanine ligase produces the protein MTKVELAKLRTVIPEMRRVRRIHFIGIGGAGMGGIAEVLANEGYQVTGSDLARNAVTERLESLGAHIFVGHSAEHVNEASVVVVSTAIKQDNPELLAARELRIPVVRRAEMLAELMRFRHGIAIAGTHGKTTTTSLVASIYAEADRDPTFVIGGLLNSAGTNARLGSSRYLIAEADESDASFLHLQPMVSIVTNIEADHMDTYGGDFSKLKATFIDFLHNLPFYGLAVVCVDDPVIRGMLPEIARPTITYGLSDDADVQVLDFVQTSNRSRFRVRRKDAGELEVTLNLPGIHNALNAAAAIAVATEDGIGDDAIIRALAKFEGVGRRFQQYGEFETGRGKAMLVDDYGHHPSEVKVTINAARAGWPEKRLVMVFQPHRYTRTRDLYEDFADVLSKVDVLVMLEVYAAGEEPIPGADGRALCRSIRSRGSLEPIFVATPDDVPAVLAGLVGEGDLVLTQGAGNVGALARRLGEMKLSIESMKSGA, from the coding sequence ATGACCAAGGTTGAACTGGCAAAACTGCGTACCGTTATCCCTGAAATGCGCCGCGTGCGTCGCATCCACTTCATCGGCATCGGTGGTGCCGGGATGGGCGGTATCGCCGAAGTGCTTGCCAACGAAGGGTATCAGGTAACCGGCTCGGATCTGGCCCGCAATGCGGTGACCGAGCGACTCGAGTCCCTTGGCGCCCACATCTTCGTCGGCCACAGTGCCGAGCATGTGAACGAGGCGAGCGTGGTGGTGGTCTCCACCGCCATCAAGCAGGACAACCCCGAGCTGCTGGCCGCCCGCGAGCTGCGCATCCCCGTGGTGCGCCGCGCCGAGATGCTGGCCGAGCTGATGCGCTTCCGCCATGGCATCGCCATCGCCGGCACTCACGGCAAGACCACCACCACCAGCCTGGTGGCGAGCATCTATGCCGAAGCGGACCGGGATCCGACCTTCGTCATCGGTGGTTTGCTCAACAGCGCCGGCACCAATGCCCGCCTGGGCAGCAGCCGCTATCTGATTGCCGAGGCGGACGAGAGTGACGCCTCCTTCCTGCATCTGCAGCCGATGGTCTCCATCGTGACCAACATCGAAGCGGATCACATGGACACCTATGGTGGCGACTTCTCCAAGCTGAAGGCCACTTTCATCGACTTCCTGCACAACCTGCCGTTCTACGGGCTGGCCGTGGTGTGCGTGGATGACCCGGTGATCCGCGGCATGCTGCCGGAGATCGCCCGTCCCACCATCACCTACGGCCTGAGCGATGATGCCGACGTGCAGGTGCTGGACTTCGTGCAGACCAGCAACCGCAGTCGCTTCCGGGTGCGCCGCAAAGATGCCGGCGAGCTGGAGGTGACCCTCAATCTGCCCGGCATCCACAACGCGCTCAATGCCGCCGCGGCGATTGCGGTCGCCACCGAGGACGGGATCGGCGATGATGCCATCATCCGGGCGCTGGCCAAGTTTGAAGGGGTGGGTCGCCGCTTCCAGCAATATGGCGAGTTCGAGACAGGTCGCGGCAAGGCCATGCTGGTGGACGACTACGGTCACCACCCGAGCGAGGTCAAGGTCACCATCAACGCGGCTCGCGCCGGCTGGCCCGAGAAGCGGTTGGTGATGGTGTTCCAGCCGCACCGCTACACCCGCACCCGCGATCTCTACGAAGACTTCGCGGATGTGCTCTCCAAGGTGGACGTGCTGGTGATGCTGGAGGTCTATGCCGCCGGTGAAGAGCCCATTCCGGGCGCCGATGGCCGCGCCCTGTGCCGCTCCATCCGCTCACGTGGCAGTCTGGAGCCCATCTTTGTCGCGACGCCGGACGATGTGCCGGCGGTGCTGGCCGGGCTGGTGGGTGAGGGCGATCTGGTACTGACCCAGGGGGCAGGGAACGTCGGCGCACTGGCTCGCCGTCTCGGCGAGATGAAATTGAGCATCGAGAGCATGAAATCCGGCGCCTGA
- the murG gene encoding undecaprenyldiphospho-muramoylpentapeptide beta-N-acetylglucosaminyltransferase, producing the protein MSKTLLVMAGGTGGHVFPGLAVADRLKAQGWTIHWLGTADRMEAELVPAHGYPISFIDIQGVRGNGIKRLLVAPYRIVKSVLQARRVLKTIRPDVVLGMGGFASGPGGVAAWLSGIPLLLHEQNAAAGLTNKLLARLAKRVLMAFPGAFAPSRRTAVVGNPVRPEVVALPDPQLRSGAEPLRLLIVGGSLGARVLNEQVPPAVAAAGVPIEVRHQCGKGNRDAVAEAYAKQGVAAEVSEFIKDMAGAYAWADLVVCRAGALTVSEVAAAGVAAIFVPLPHAVDDHQTRNALTLVDGGAAEFLPQSELTTASLAARLSWLAGRRETLLNMAQAARRVAITDAAERVADECKRLATGQIEREL; encoded by the coding sequence GTGAGCAAGACGCTGTTGGTGATGGCAGGCGGTACCGGGGGCCATGTGTTCCCCGGCTTGGCCGTGGCTGATCGCCTCAAGGCCCAGGGCTGGACCATTCACTGGCTCGGCACCGCCGACCGGATGGAGGCCGAGCTGGTGCCTGCCCATGGTTACCCCATCTCCTTCATCGATATCCAGGGGGTGCGTGGCAACGGCATCAAGCGTCTGCTGGTCGCGCCTTATCGCATCGTCAAGTCCGTGTTGCAGGCGCGGCGGGTGCTCAAGACCATTCGTCCCGACGTGGTGCTCGGCATGGGCGGCTTTGCCTCCGGCCCGGGTGGCGTGGCGGCCTGGCTGTCCGGTATCCCGCTGTTGCTGCACGAGCAGAATGCCGCGGCAGGCCTGACCAACAAGTTGCTGGCTCGCCTCGCCAAACGGGTGCTGATGGCATTTCCGGGCGCCTTCGCGCCGAGCCGTCGCACTGCCGTGGTGGGCAACCCGGTACGCCCCGAAGTGGTGGCGCTGCCGGATCCCCAGCTGCGCAGCGGGGCAGAACCACTGCGGCTGCTGATCGTCGGTGGCAGCCTGGGGGCCCGGGTGCTCAACGAACAGGTGCCGCCAGCGGTGGCGGCGGCCGGCGTGCCCATCGAGGTGCGTCACCAGTGCGGCAAGGGCAATCGGGATGCCGTGGCTGAAGCCTACGCCAAGCAGGGTGTTGCGGCCGAGGTGAGCGAATTTATCAAGGACATGGCCGGTGCCTATGCCTGGGCCGATCTGGTGGTGTGCCGGGCGGGGGCGCTGACCGTCTCCGAAGTGGCCGCCGCCGGGGTCGCCGCCATTTTTGTACCGCTGCCCCACGCAGTGGATGATCACCAGACCCGCAACGCCCTGACCCTGGTCGATGGCGGTGCGGCTGAATTCCTGCCCCAATCCGAGCTGACGACGGCCTCGCTGGCTGCCCGTCTCTCCTGGCTTGCCGGGCGCAGGGAAACCCTATTGAACATGGCCCAGGCCGCCCGTCGCGTGGCCATTACCGATGCCGCCGAGCGGGTTGCTGACGAGTGCAAACGCCTGGCGACCGGGCAGATTGAGAGAGAACTATGA
- the ftsW gene encoding cell division protein FtsW produces the protein MNALRAVAGFLQRWLLPARPAGLYDRQLVVLALALMAVGLVIVASASIPEGIAINNDPFMFVKRHGLFLLMALGISWFVLQVPMARWQHYNGPMLLLAIVMLVLVLLVGRSVNGSVRWLPLGPFNLQPAEFGKLALFVYLAGYLVRRQSEVRERFIGFMKPMAVLFVVAILLLAQPDLGSVVVMFVTSLGMLFLAGARLVQFIGLILVGVSAVVTLIIAEPYRMRRVTSFLDPWADPFGSGYQLTQSLMAFGRGSWFGEGLGNSIQKMEYLPEAHTDFVFAILGEELGYVGVLGALFLIFALAIKALKLGHQALVAERLYEGYLAIGIGIWFSFQTFVNVGAASGMMPTKGLTLPLVSYGGSSLIIMMVAVSMLIRIDFELRQASAQARVREV, from the coding sequence ATGAACGCCCTTCGCGCAGTCGCAGGCTTCTTGCAGCGCTGGCTGTTGCCGGCGCGCCCTGCCGGTCTCTATGACCGGCAGCTGGTCGTGCTGGCGCTGGCGCTGATGGCGGTGGGTCTGGTGATCGTCGCCTCCGCCTCGATCCCGGAGGGGATCGCCATCAACAACGATCCCTTCATGTTCGTGAAGCGTCACGGCCTGTTTCTGCTGATGGCGCTCGGCATCTCCTGGTTCGTGCTGCAGGTGCCGATGGCGCGCTGGCAGCACTACAACGGCCCCATGCTGCTGCTGGCCATCGTCATGCTGGTGCTGGTGTTGCTGGTGGGCCGCAGCGTCAACGGCTCGGTTCGCTGGTTGCCGCTGGGTCCGTTCAACCTGCAGCCGGCCGAGTTCGGCAAGCTGGCGCTGTTCGTCTATCTGGCGGGCTATCTGGTGCGCCGTCAGAGCGAGGTACGCGAGCGTTTCATCGGTTTCATGAAGCCGATGGCGGTGTTGTTCGTAGTGGCCATCCTGCTGCTGGCCCAGCCCGATCTGGGCTCGGTGGTGGTGATGTTCGTCACCTCGCTCGGCATGCTGTTCCTGGCCGGCGCCCGCCTGGTGCAGTTCATCGGTCTCATCCTGGTGGGGGTGAGCGCCGTGGTGACCCTGATCATCGCCGAGCCGTACCGGATGCGGCGGGTGACCTCTTTCCTCGACCCCTGGGCTGATCCGTTCGGCAGCGGCTACCAGCTGACCCAGTCGCTGATGGCCTTCGGCCGTGGCAGCTGGTTTGGCGAGGGGCTTGGCAACTCCATCCAGAAGATGGAGTACCTGCCGGAGGCGCACACCGACTTCGTGTTCGCCATCCTGGGTGAAGAGCTGGGCTATGTGGGCGTGCTGGGCGCGCTGTTTCTCATCTTTGCGCTGGCAATCAAGGCGCTCAAGCTGGGGCACCAGGCGCTGGTGGCTGAGCGACTGTATGAAGGTTATCTGGCCATCGGCATCGGCATCTGGTTCAGCTTCCAGACCTTCGTCAACGTGGGGGCTGCCAGCGGCATGATGCCGACCAAGGGGCTGACCCTGCCGCTGGTCAGTTATGGTGGTTCGAGCCTCATCATCATGATGGTGGCGGTGAGCATGTTGATTCGTATCGATTTCGAGTTGCGCCAGGCCAGTGCCCAGGCGCGCGTGCGGGAGGTTTAG
- the murD gene encoding UDP-N-acetylmuramoyl-L-alanine--D-glutamate ligase — MVIIIGLGKTGLSCVDYFIGRGVTPLVMDTRANPPGKDQLPAEVELIHGLDGELLKQAHMIVASPGIALATPELQAAAEFGVRIVGDIELFVREAQVPVIAITGSNGKSTVTTLVGEMIAEAGLKVGVGGNIGTPALELLKQPMDLCVLELSSFQLETTHSLRAAASVVLNLSEDHMDRYQGMADYRAAKMEIHQHSQHILINRDDAQTLPDVGQVWQSFGLDCNGYGRCELDGRHWLTLHGEPLLAVDEMKIVGAHNQANALAAMALCDAVGIPREPQLRVLRRFEGLPHRARFVREVNGVRWINDSKATNVGATLAAVAGVRESVKGRLLLLAGGQGKGQDFGPVQALLGSQIDHMYCFGQDAEVLLALGEQTERVADLDAAVAKAAADARPGDWVLLAPACASLDQFKSFEARGDRFTELVQKL, encoded by the coding sequence ATGGTCATCATCATCGGACTCGGCAAAACCGGACTCTCCTGCGTCGACTACTTCATCGGCCGTGGCGTGACGCCGTTGGTGATGGACACCCGCGCCAACCCGCCCGGCAAAGATCAACTGCCTGCCGAGGTGGAACTCATCCACGGGCTGGACGGCGAGCTGCTCAAGCAGGCGCACATGATAGTGGCGAGCCCGGGCATTGCCCTGGCAACGCCCGAACTGCAAGCCGCCGCCGAGTTCGGGGTGCGCATCGTCGGCGACATCGAGCTGTTCGTGCGCGAGGCCCAGGTGCCGGTGATCGCCATCACCGGCTCCAACGGCAAGAGCACGGTCACCACCCTGGTGGGCGAGATGATCGCCGAAGCCGGCCTCAAGGTCGGGGTGGGTGGCAACATCGGCACGCCGGCGCTCGAGCTGCTCAAGCAGCCGATGGATCTCTGCGTGCTGGAGCTCTCCAGCTTCCAGCTGGAGACCACCCACAGCCTGCGCGCCGCCGCCTCCGTGGTATTGAACCTCTCCGAAGATCATATGGATCGCTATCAGGGCATGGCCGACTATCGCGCCGCCAAGATGGAGATCCATCAGCACTCCCAGCACATCCTGATCAATCGCGACGATGCCCAGACCCTGCCCGACGTGGGTCAGGTGTGGCAGAGCTTCGGCCTTGACTGCAACGGCTATGGCCGCTGCGAGCTGGATGGCCGTCACTGGCTGACCCTGCACGGCGAGCCGTTGCTGGCGGTGGACGAGATGAAGATCGTCGGCGCCCACAACCAGGCCAACGCGCTGGCCGCCATGGCCCTGTGCGATGCGGTCGGCATCCCGCGCGAGCCGCAGTTGCGAGTACTGCGCCGTTTCGAGGGGCTGCCCCACCGTGCCCGCTTCGTGCGGGAGGTGAATGGGGTGCGCTGGATCAACGACTCCAAGGCCACCAACGTGGGGGCGACCCTGGCTGCCGTGGCCGGGGTGCGCGAGTCGGTGAAGGGCCGTCTGCTGCTGCTGGCCGGTGGCCAGGGCAAGGGCCAGGATTTCGGCCCGGTGCAGGCGCTGCTCGGCAGCCAGATCGATCACATGTACTGTTTCGGCCAGGATGCCGAGGTGCTGCTGGCGCTGGGCGAGCAGACCGAGCGGGTGGCGGATCTGGATGCCGCGGTCGCCAAGGCGGCCGCCGATGCCAGACCCGGCGACTGGGTGCTGCTGGCGCCGGCCTGCGCCAGCCTGGACCAATTCAAGTCTTTCGAAGCGCGCGGTGATCGTTTCACCGAGCTGGTACAGAAGTTATGA
- the mraY gene encoding phospho-N-acetylmuramoyl-pentapeptide-transferase, with the protein MLVWLAELLTPHFTFFNVFSYLTFRAILSIITGLVVALWMGPRLIRRLQILKFGQVIRNDGPESHLSKKGTPTMGGLMIIAAIFISVLLWCRLDNPYVWLVLFVLGAYGAIGFADDYLKVVRKNTDGLIARWKYFWQSAVALGVAVFLYATATHDGQTQLVVPFLKDVMPQLGLMFIVLTYFVIVGTSNAVNLTDGLDGLAIMPTVMVAGGFAFIAWATGNVNFANYLHIPYVPYTSELVIVCTAIVGAGLGFLWFNTYPAQVFMGDVGSLALGGALGTIAVLVRQEFLLVIMGGVFVMETVSVILQVGSYKLRGVRIFRMAPIHHHYEKKGWPEPRVIVRFWIITLMLVLLGLATLKVR; encoded by the coding sequence ATGCTAGTCTGGCTGGCGGAACTGCTCACCCCGCACTTCACCTTCTTCAACGTCTTCTCCTACCTGACGTTTCGCGCCATCCTGTCGATCATCACCGGCCTGGTGGTGGCGCTCTGGATGGGGCCGCGTCTCATCCGTCGCCTGCAGATCCTCAAATTCGGCCAGGTGATCCGCAATGACGGTCCCGAGTCGCACCTGAGCAAGAAAGGCACCCCGACCATGGGTGGCCTGATGATCATCGCCGCCATCTTCATCTCGGTGCTGCTCTGGTGCCGCCTCGACAACCCCTATGTCTGGCTGGTGCTGTTCGTACTGGGAGCCTATGGCGCCATCGGTTTCGCCGATGACTACCTCAAGGTGGTGCGCAAGAACACCGACGGCCTGATCGCCCGCTGGAAATATTTCTGGCAATCCGCCGTTGCGCTGGGGGTGGCCGTGTTCCTTTACGCCACCGCCACTCACGACGGTCAGACCCAGCTGGTGGTGCCCTTCCTCAAGGACGTGATGCCGCAACTCGGGCTGATGTTCATCGTACTGACCTACTTCGTCATCGTCGGCACCTCCAACGCGGTCAATCTCACGGATGGTCTGGATGGTCTGGCCATCATGCCGACCGTGATGGTGGCGGGGGGCTTCGCCTTCATCGCCTGGGCCACCGGCAACGTCAATTTCGCCAACTACCTGCATATTCCCTATGTGCCCTATACCTCCGAGCTGGTGATCGTCTGTACCGCCATCGTCGGGGCGGGTCTGGGTTTTCTCTGGTTCAACACCTATCCGGCCCAGGTGTTCATGGGGGACGTGGGCTCCCTGGCACTGGGTGGCGCGCTCGGCACCATCGCCGTGCTGGTGCGTCAGGAGTTTCTGCTGGTGATCATGGGCGGCGTCTTCGTGATGGAGACCGTCTCGGTGATCCTGCAGGTGGGGTCCTACAAGCTGCGCGGCGTGCGCATCTTCCGCATGGCTCCGATCCATCACCACTATGAGAAGAAGGGCTGGCCGGAGCCGCGCGTCATCGTGCGCTTCTGGATCATCACGCTCATGCTGGTGCTGCTCGGCCTCGCCACCTTGAAGGTGAGGTAA
- the murF gene encoding UDP-N-acetylmuramoyl-tripeptide--D-alanyl-D-alanine ligase, translated as MMTLRLAELAQVLDARLIGEDGAITAVSTDTRTLGAGALFVALRGERFDAHDFCEQAVAAGASALLVERELPLAIPQLVVTDSLKGLGRLGRLVRERINPKVLAITGSCGKTTVKEMATAILRQEGDVLATAGNFNNEVGVPLTLLRLEPQHRFAVMELGANHPGEIAWTTSLAKPDAAIINNVAAAHLEGFGSLEGVFHAKSEIFEGLGEGGTAIVNADNEFWPKWQARGIHCAFSIEDQRQPFHARNVVINQQGCAEFVMVTPQGEISLTLAIPGRHNVANALAAAAGTLALGASLASVKAGLELMAPVKGRFCVQRWGGLTLVDDTYNASVESVLAGIDALTAMSGYKVLVFGDMKELGEESAEQHARVGRHASERGLDAVLTVGEQSRHTADAAAGRHFDNKASLFEVLAQMINTHQEIAILVKGARGSRMEDIVEMVKDRQESATC; from the coding sequence ATGATGACCCTCAGGCTTGCCGAGCTGGCGCAGGTACTCGATGCCCGTCTGATTGGTGAAGACGGAGCGATCACGGCTGTCAGCACCGACACCCGTACCCTGGGCGCAGGCGCGCTGTTTGTTGCGCTGCGCGGCGAGCGTTTCGATGCCCACGATTTCTGCGAGCAGGCCGTGGCCGCCGGAGCATCGGCCCTTCTGGTCGAGCGTGAACTGCCGTTGGCGATCCCCCAGCTGGTGGTGACCGACAGTCTCAAGGGACTGGGTCGCCTCGGTCGGTTGGTGCGCGAGCGGATCAACCCGAAAGTGCTGGCCATCACCGGCAGCTGTGGCAAGACCACTGTGAAGGAGATGGCGACCGCCATCCTGCGTCAGGAAGGGGACGTGCTGGCCACCGCCGGCAACTTCAACAACGAAGTGGGGGTGCCGCTGACCCTGCTGCGCCTCGAGCCGCAACACCGGTTTGCGGTGATGGAGCTGGGGGCCAACCACCCGGGCGAGATCGCCTGGACTACCTCGTTGGCCAAACCCGATGCCGCCATCATCAACAACGTGGCGGCCGCCCACCTGGAGGGCTTCGGCTCGCTGGAAGGGGTGTTTCACGCCAAGAGCGAAATCTTCGAGGGGCTGGGCGAGGGCGGAACCGCCATCGTCAATGCCGACAACGAATTCTGGCCAAAGTGGCAGGCCCGCGGGATCCACTGCGCCTTCTCCATCGAGGATCAGCGTCAGCCGTTCCACGCCAGAAACGTGGTGATCAACCAGCAGGGTTGTGCCGAGTTTGTCATGGTGACCCCGCAGGGTGAAATAAGCCTGACCCTGGCCATTCCGGGCCGCCATAACGTGGCGAACGCCCTGGCCGCCGCCGCTGGCACGCTGGCGCTCGGCGCCTCGCTCGCCTCGGTCAAGGCCGGGCTCGAGCTGATGGCACCGGTCAAGGGCCGTTTCTGCGTCCAGCGCTGGGGTGGTCTCACCCTGGTGGACGACACCTACAACGCCAGCGTGGAGTCCGTGCTGGCGGGCATCGATGCCCTGACCGCCATGAGTGGCTACAAGGTGCTGGTGTTCGGTGACATGAAGGAGTTGGGTGAGGAGTCCGCCGAGCAGCACGCCCGGGTCGGACGCCACGCCAGCGAGCGCGGCCTCGATGCCGTGCTGACCGTAGGGGAACAGAGTCGCCACACCGCAGATGCCGCGGCTGGCCGACATTTCGATAACAAGGCGTCGTTGTTTGAAGTGCTTGCGCAAATGATAAATACACATCAAGAAATCGCCATCCTGGTCAAGGGTGCCCGCGGCTCCCGCATGGAAGATATCGTCGAGATGGTCAAAGACCGTCAGGAGTCAGCCACATGCTAG